One region of Psychrobacter sp. DAB_AL43B genomic DNA includes:
- a CDS encoding YheT family hydrolase, with protein sequence MSTSKPTKPFAPAPFKPPFWLSNPHLQSILPKFFAPKAPNYRRVIKQDSLAETDIAYDFYDAHPIEHAENGSLEQTPLIVLFHGMEGSSDSHYARALAYQMHAQGWHFVVAHFRSCGGIPANGRVFYNAGDTEEVHHMLENLWENYAHIYGVGVSLGGNALAKYMGEYGDKALCEGAAVISAPVDMSSAAITMHSFLSHRIYTPYLLNPIIKKALANDLSQDEINSIKAANRISDFDDIFTAPRHGYRSKNDYYHSSSALPYLRDVTHPLLLITAKDDPFIGFTATPNDVSDSVTILDTDHGGHVGYLRYCSDKDKSPHLYKKSRFDINWIPETVSAYFNHIGVSSNK encoded by the coding sequence ATGTCAACTTCAAAACCTACTAAGCCTTTCGCGCCCGCTCCTTTTAAACCGCCATTTTGGCTGTCTAATCCGCATTTGCAAAGTATCCTACCTAAGTTTTTTGCGCCAAAAGCGCCCAATTATCGCCGTGTGATTAAGCAAGACTCCCTTGCTGAAACAGATATCGCTTATGATTTTTATGATGCCCATCCTATCGAACATGCAGAAAATGGGTCGCTTGAACAAACGCCATTGATTGTACTATTTCATGGGATGGAAGGTAGCAGTGACAGTCATTATGCACGCGCTTTGGCGTATCAGATGCATGCGCAAGGCTGGCACTTTGTGGTTGCCCACTTTCGCAGTTGTGGCGGCATTCCAGCTAATGGCAGGGTGTTTTATAACGCTGGTGACACGGAAGAAGTGCATCATATGTTAGAAAATTTGTGGGAGAATTATGCTCATATTTATGGCGTTGGGGTATCACTTGGCGGTAATGCACTAGCAAAATATATGGGCGAATATGGTGATAAAGCGTTATGCGAAGGCGCAGCAGTGATTTCTGCCCCCGTCGATATGTCATCTGCTGCTATTACTATGCATAGCTTTTTGAGCCATCGTATCTATACGCCGTATCTGCTCAACCCAATTATCAAAAAAGCACTGGCCAACGATTTGAGTCAAGATGAAATCAACTCTATCAAAGCGGCCAATCGCATCAGTGATTTTGATGATATTTTTACCGCGCCGCGCCATGGTTATCGTTCTAAAAACGACTATTATCACTCGTCTTCTGCCCTGCCTTATTTAAGAGATGTTACCCATCCGCTGCTATTAATTACCGCCAAAGACGATCCCTTTATTGGTTTTACCGCCACGCCAAACGATGTCTCGGACAGTGTCACTATCTTGGATACTGACCATGGTGGTCATGTCGGTTATTTGCGTTATTGTTCGGACAAAGACAAGTCACCTCATCTTTATAAAAAATCAAGATTTGATATTAATTGGATACCTGAAACTGTTAGCGCTTATTTTAACCATATTGGCGTGTCGTCTAATAAATAA
- a CDS encoding YigZ family protein, producing MSYQTLKRAVTARLEIKKSEFIAYAYPVTSREQAMFHVERLREQYADARHHCWAYIIGDPNNTTSAGFDDDGEPNGTAGRPILNVLQHKAIGNIIIIVVRYFGGIKLGAGGLTRAYAGSAQAAVDQMILSPYVAMAQVQILAEFATEAQCRYIVDSLNGSIDEVDYSKQVTLTVTLAEADINNLKERLAMDGRVLESP from the coding sequence ATGAGCTATCAAACACTAAAACGTGCCGTCACTGCGCGCTTAGAAATTAAAAAATCTGAGTTTATTGCCTATGCTTATCCAGTCACCTCGCGTGAACAAGCGATGTTTCACGTGGAACGGCTACGTGAGCAGTATGCCGATGCTCGTCATCATTGCTGGGCTTATATTATTGGCGACCCTAATAATACTACCAGTGCAGGCTTCGATGATGATGGTGAACCAAATGGTACAGCAGGTCGACCGATATTAAATGTACTGCAACATAAAGCTATTGGTAATATTATTATCATCGTAGTGCGTTATTTTGGTGGTATCAAGCTCGGTGCTGGCGGTCTGACCCGCGCTTATGCAGGCTCGGCGCAAGCGGCAGTTGACCAGATGATATTAAGCCCTTATGTAGCGATGGCGCAAGTGCAAATATTGGCAGAATTTGCCACCGAAGCACAATGCCGCTATATCGTCGATAGCTTAAACGGCAGCATTGATGAGGTTGATTATAGTAAGCAAGTCACCTTGACCGTGACGCTTGCTGAAGCAGATATCAACAATCTAAAAGAACGCCTTGCGATGGATGGGCGGGTATTAGAGTCACCGTGA
- a CDS encoding pseudouridine synthase: MRLDKFLSKATELSRKESKKILHAGEVTVNEQVIKDPGVHVDIVNDDVQWAGEPLSVATGNRYILLHKPEGFECTLKAKEYPIVTDLIAVPELGSLRIAGRLDVDTTGALLISDDGGWLHRVTSPKHEHAKIYELTLADAMDSAAQANAIKEVAEGVLLEGDHEETKPATLEFIDETHARLTLEQGKYHQVKRMMGYFGNRVVELHRASVGHINLNGLEKGDSRFLTPEEVAKF; encoded by the coding sequence ATGCGTCTAGATAAATTTCTGAGTAAAGCCACTGAACTATCGCGTAAAGAATCAAAAAAAATTCTGCACGCTGGTGAAGTTACCGTAAACGAGCAGGTTATCAAAGATCCAGGTGTACATGTCGATATCGTCAATGACGATGTACAATGGGCAGGCGAGCCATTGTCGGTTGCGACTGGCAATCGCTATATTCTACTTCATAAACCTGAAGGCTTTGAATGTACCTTAAAAGCCAAAGAGTACCCAATCGTCACCGACCTCATTGCGGTTCCAGAACTTGGTAGCTTACGTATTGCTGGGCGTCTTGATGTCGATACGACTGGCGCATTGCTCATCAGTGATGATGGCGGCTGGCTACATCGCGTGACCAGCCCTAAGCACGAACATGCCAAAATCTACGAGCTGACGCTAGCGGATGCTATGGATAGTGCAGCACAAGCCAATGCTATCAAAGAAGTAGCTGAAGGGGTTTTATTAGAAGGTGATCATGAAGAAACGAAGCCTGCGACCCTTGAGTTCATTGACGAGACTCATGCACGCTTGACGTTAGAGCAAGGTAAATATCATCAAGTTAAACGTATGATGGGCTATTTTGGTAATAGAGTGGTTGAGCTGCATCGTGCCAGTGTCGGTCATATCAATTTAAACGGCTTAGAGAAAGGCGACAGTCGCTTCTTAACACCTGAAGAAGTAGCCAAGTTTTAA
- a CDS encoding disulfide isomerase DsbC N-terminal domain-containing protein, with amino-acid sequence MKLPVLKAASLIGVMLLATTACAQPSTTDMTNKTAGQTSQNTQAIGTVSKSVDSRLRQLLTQAGIKTQITSIVPSKLPNMYQVNLAEQLPLHITKDGKYVIQGELQKNPSKRVVSKVPPRSNSAQIGKPVSASVKSDILANMEALKNMSAKTPFFYTAVPGVIWGATLEGVPFLLSDDAQYITDGEISVIENGQFIGLDETFEKQKNQSVFATLDDKQLINYPATSPERAVIYVATDVNCPYCRRLHQQLPMLNAKGVTVKTIGYPIYEESPKQMRGIWCQGSEDGRRKAFDKAMLQGKMTPAAASCTTDNVTANREKAAGLAVMATPAIYREDGVLFQASFESPEFLEFLGVQ; translated from the coding sequence GTGAAACTCCCTGTATTAAAAGCTGCAAGTTTGATTGGTGTTATGTTGTTGGCAACCACTGCCTGTGCGCAGCCGAGCACTACCGACATGACCAATAAAACCGCAGGCCAAACCAGCCAGAATACGCAAGCTATTGGCACAGTCAGTAAGTCTGTTGATAGCCGCTTGCGCCAATTACTGACTCAAGCGGGTATCAAAACGCAGATAACCTCGATTGTACCCTCTAAATTACCCAATATGTATCAAGTCAATTTGGCGGAACAGTTGCCGTTACATATCACTAAAGATGGTAAATATGTCATTCAAGGCGAGCTTCAAAAGAACCCAAGTAAGCGGGTAGTGTCTAAAGTACCGCCGCGTAGTAATAGTGCGCAAATAGGTAAGCCTGTCAGTGCCAGTGTCAAATCTGACATACTGGCAAATATGGAGGCGCTCAAAAACATGAGTGCAAAAACGCCCTTCTTTTATACCGCAGTGCCAGGTGTCATTTGGGGCGCAACATTAGAAGGCGTACCGTTCTTGTTATCAGATGACGCCCAGTACATCACCGATGGTGAGATATCAGTGATCGAAAACGGTCAGTTTATTGGGCTCGATGAAACATTTGAAAAGCAAAAAAATCAGTCTGTTTTTGCTACTTTGGATGATAAGCAGTTAATCAATTATCCAGCCACTAGTCCTGAAAGAGCGGTTATTTACGTGGCCACTGATGTCAATTGTCCTTACTGCCGCCGTCTACATCAACAGCTACCGATGCTGAATGCCAAAGGCGTGACGGTAAAAACTATTGGCTATCCGATCTATGAAGAGTCGCCTAAGCAAATGCGCGGCATTTGGTGTCAAGGGAGCGAGGACGGTCGCCGTAAAGCTTTCGATAAAGCAATGTTACAAGGTAAGATGACTCCAGCAGCGGCAAGCTGTACTACCGACAATGTGACCGCTAACCGCGAAAAAGCTGCAGGGCTTGCGGTAATGGCGACGCCTGCCATTTATCGTGAAGATGGCGTACTGTTTCAAGCGAGCTTTGAAAGTCCTGAGTTTTTAGAGTTTTTGGGTGTGCAATAG
- a CDS encoding DUF2939 domain-containing protein, with product MKKLIVLLIVIAVTVYAGSPYYSAYQLKNAYDAKDGATIAAAIDYERVRPSIQNQLTSQFAMTMTKYPLVAELGGEPLKEAANGFIMQAVAGAITPKNIEKVINTQGQANTATKELAAAWAIASNQVDLKNLIQNLIIQRGDIDAVVKNQMQQIMEKQADELEKQAAQGSDSDKPKLSYCGINCFNISGQVKGYPLTIEMQREGLIDWKIVDIVLP from the coding sequence ATGAAAAAGCTGATTGTTTTATTGATTGTTATTGCAGTCACTGTCTATGCAGGCTCGCCTTATTACAGCGCTTATCAGCTTAAAAATGCCTATGATGCCAAAGACGGTGCCACTATCGCAGCGGCTATTGACTATGAACGAGTGCGCCCGAGTATTCAAAACCAACTAACCAGTCAATTTGCCATGACCATGACCAAGTATCCTTTGGTCGCTGAGCTTGGCGGCGAGCCATTAAAAGAGGCGGCTAACGGCTTTATCATGCAAGCAGTCGCTGGCGCTATCACGCCGAAAAATATCGAAAAAGTCATTAACACCCAAGGTCAAGCCAATACCGCTACCAAAGAGCTGGCTGCAGCATGGGCCATCGCCAGCAATCAAGTCGACTTAAAAAACCTGATTCAAAACTTAATCATCCAGCGCGGTGATATCGATGCGGTGGTGAAAAATCAAATGCAGCAAATCATGGAAAAACAAGCGGATGAGCTTGAAAAGCAAGCTGCGCAAGGCTCTGATAGTGATAAGCCAAAGTTGAGCTATTGCGGTATTAATTGCTTTAATATTAGCGGGCAAGTGAAAGGCTATCCGCTTACCATAGAGATGCAGCGTGAAGGTCTGATTGATTGGAAAATCGTTGATATCGTTTTGCCTTAA